A single genomic interval of bacterium harbors:
- a CDS encoding phosphatidylglycerophosphatase A — translation MKHRVLAAILTLFGAGLSIKAPGTVGSLFALGLWYACGLNKVGIVLQLFAALFMAVLGYLTCLLYEKESQEKNKDSQHIVIDEAAGLWLALIAIPDQQWWVALLIFILFRVFDIIKIFPCNSIDQRMKNAAGIMLDDLIAGIYANTTVYVLLSMFKWL, via the coding sequence TTGAAACATCGTGTTTTAGCAGCAATTCTAACTTTATTTGGCGCTGGTTTATCAATTAAAGCTCCTGGAACAGTGGGGTCACTATTTGCTTTAGGTTTGTGGTACGCATGTGGTTTAAATAAAGTGGGTATTGTTTTGCAGTTGTTTGCAGCCCTTTTCATGGCGGTTTTGGGCTACTTAACCTGCTTGCTCTATGAAAAAGAATCCCAAGAAAAAAATAAGGATAGTCAACATATTGTTATTGATGAAGCTGCAGGACTGTGGCTGGCTTTAATTGCGATACCTGACCAACAGTGGTGGGTGGCCTTACTTATTTTTATATTGTTTAGGGTGTTTGATATTATAAAAATATTTCCCTGTAATTCTATTGATCAACGGATGAAAAACGCTGCAGGTATTATGTTGGATGACCTTATTGCAGGTATCT